One part of the Sorangiineae bacterium MSr11954 genome encodes these proteins:
- a CDS encoding LysR family transcriptional regulator, whose amino-acid sequence MRDELAGLTTFVVVAEKRSFTAAATELGVTASAVSQTIQKLEDRLGVRLFQRTTRSVGLTEAGQRLWERVRPAFTDMLSAVESLDELRDRPAGTLRLTISRVASSIVLEPMLVAFLREHPEIRLDVSVDDGLVDIAARGFDAGVRLGETLDKEMIAVRISGAQRAAVVGAPAYFAARGKPKHPRDLHRHDCIGYRRISGGDIYEWEFDERGKDFQIAVDGRIVVDDPFLGLRAAKGGLGLVYVLEEIARPYIERGDLLRVLHDFCSPFPGFFLYYPSRSYVPLKLRAFIDFLSKPREKRRKRGHG is encoded by the coding sequence ATGAGGGACGAGCTCGCCGGCCTGACCACCTTCGTCGTGGTCGCAGAGAAGCGAAGCTTCACGGCCGCCGCGACCGAGCTGGGGGTGACCGCGTCGGCCGTGAGCCAGACGATCCAGAAGCTCGAGGATCGGCTCGGCGTCCGGCTCTTTCAGCGAACGACCCGGAGCGTCGGCCTCACCGAGGCGGGGCAGCGCCTCTGGGAGCGCGTTCGGCCGGCGTTCACCGACATGCTCTCGGCGGTGGAGTCGCTGGACGAGCTGCGCGATCGGCCCGCGGGCACCCTCCGGCTCACCATTTCGCGCGTGGCCTCGTCGATCGTGCTCGAGCCCATGCTGGTGGCGTTCCTGCGCGAGCACCCCGAGATCCGGCTCGACGTCTCGGTCGACGATGGGCTCGTGGACATCGCGGCGCGCGGGTTCGACGCCGGCGTTCGTCTGGGCGAGACGCTCGACAAGGAGATGATCGCCGTGCGCATCTCCGGCGCGCAGCGCGCGGCCGTCGTGGGCGCGCCGGCGTATTTCGCCGCGCGCGGCAAGCCGAAGCACCCGCGCGATCTGCACCGGCACGATTGCATCGGCTACCGGCGCATCAGCGGCGGCGATATCTACGAATGGGAGTTCGACGAGCGCGGGAAGGACTTCCAGATCGCCGTGGACGGCCGCATCGTCGTCGACGATCCGTTCTTGGGATTACGCGCGGCCAAAGGCGGGCTCGGGCTCGTTTACGTTCTGGAGGAGATCGCGCGCCCGTACATCGAGCGCGGCGATCTTTTGCGGGTGCTGCACGATTTCTGTTCGCCGTTTCCGGGGTTCTTTCTTTATTATCCGAGCCGGAGCTACGTGCCGCTCAAGCTGCGGGCGTTCATCGACTTTCTATCCAAGCCGAGGGAGAAGCGGCGCAAGCGCGGTCACGGTTGA
- a CDS encoding alcohol dehydrogenase catalytic domain-containing protein codes for MTTVETMKAAVVTALDAPWEVKAVPRPRPGPAQVLIRVRASGLCYTDVHLSQGGLLPLELPAVLGHEPVGEIVEIGSAVRTRKVGDRVGTSALQAGCGRCEWCSRGDIIDCADQKLLMIHRFGGHAEYLVAEEAATMLLPDGLSFEQAAPIFCAGNTVWSGLRAAEPLPGARVAVVGIGGLGHLALQYAKAAGFRAIAITRSKDKHALSRELGADEVVEDGEALARIGGADVILSTANSYRTASDALRGLRPRGSLVVMGAAGPEEDLVIPNRTVFPQMMVNRQKILFSQQNGREFVHEAVQLAASGKIRVLTETYSLDDARKAYDRVSAGAVRFRAVLVP; via the coding sequence ATGACGACTGTCGAAACGATGAAGGCCGCCGTGGTGACCGCTCTCGATGCGCCTTGGGAGGTGAAGGCGGTGCCGCGCCCGCGTCCGGGGCCGGCGCAAGTGCTCATTCGGGTTCGGGCCAGCGGCCTTTGCTACACCGATGTGCACCTGTCGCAGGGAGGGCTCCTCCCGCTGGAGTTACCGGCGGTGCTCGGTCACGAGCCCGTCGGTGAAATCGTCGAAATCGGCTCCGCCGTGCGCACGCGCAAGGTCGGCGATCGGGTGGGCACCAGCGCCTTGCAAGCGGGGTGCGGCCGCTGCGAGTGGTGCAGCCGCGGCGATATCATCGATTGCGCCGACCAGAAGCTCCTCATGATTCATCGATTCGGAGGGCACGCGGAGTACCTGGTGGCGGAAGAAGCGGCGACCATGCTGCTGCCCGATGGCCTCTCCTTCGAGCAGGCGGCCCCCATCTTCTGCGCCGGCAACACCGTGTGGAGCGGCCTGCGCGCCGCCGAGCCCCTCCCCGGCGCGCGCGTCGCCGTGGTCGGCATCGGGGGGCTCGGACACCTCGCGCTGCAATATGCCAAAGCCGCCGGCTTCCGCGCCATCGCCATCACGCGCTCCAAGGACAAGCACGCCCTCAGCCGCGAGCTGGGCGCCGACGAGGTGGTGGAAGACGGCGAAGCGCTCGCCCGCATCGGCGGCGCCGACGTCATCCTCTCCACGGCCAACTCGTACCGAACGGCGAGCGACGCCCTTCGCGGACTGCGCCCCCGGGGCAGCCTGGTGGTCATGGGCGCGGCCGGCCCCGAGGAGGATCTCGTGATCCCGAACCGCACCGTCTTTCCGCAGATGATGGTCAATCGGCAGAAGATCCTCTTCTCCCAACAGAACGGGCGCGAGTTCGTGCACGAGGCCGTGCAGCTGGCGGCGAGCGGCAAAATCCGGGTGCTCACCGAGACCTATTCGTTGGACGACGCGCGCAAAGCGTACGACCGCGTCTCCGCCGGCGCCGTTCGATTTCGCGCCGTCCTCGTCCCGTGA